One genomic region from Cyanobium usitatum str. Tous encodes:
- a CDS encoding DUF6538 domain-containing protein, producing MPKLRGPRKRPKGGPNWYACLTVPKALRQRAGKSELWRSLGTSDPTLATKLYGAAIEALEAQLENLVGDSLAEQVELNRGPVLTAVRVVKEGQTLFKEVAEVDPHLVAHVLTQTRKDQSETYPLVVEALKGNKRFAVTWEELREHYAKVRATKKGQTLSSSALFEVNSAIKVMRQYAGYPDLLAVKHCRDIYSYFINESGLKPRTIMSRLGMAKTMIKAGIKHEVLSMTSNPWDPIDFIVDTRPEDSYRSFTKEEVQKLFSLTENVHIWYVLFGTALRIGEFWSRDLSHLDGQMLVVTATARQKNRLKTDTSNRRIPLNEKALRYLQESLPFEKSKDTLQRRLRADLQSLESRDEKLVIHSTRHTWKTWSRRVGIPIDVSDEIDGHKKKITTDVSDGYGIYPDELLIEQNNKVWQFLDDLIS from the coding sequence GTGCCCAAGCTCAGAGGCCCCCGCAAGCGGCCAAAAGGCGGCCCAAATTGGTACGCATGTCTCACCGTCCCCAAGGCCCTACGGCAGAGGGCAGGGAAGAGCGAGTTGTGGCGGTCGCTGGGCACCTCTGACCCCACGTTGGCCACCAAGCTCTACGGAGCTGCCATAGAGGCGTTAGAAGCGCAGCTAGAGAACCTTGTGGGTGATTCACTGGCCGAACAGGTCGAGCTGAATCGCGGCCCCGTCCTGACCGCTGTCCGTGTTGTGAAGGAAGGTCAGACGCTCTTCAAAGAGGTTGCGGAGGTTGATCCTCATCTGGTAGCTCATGTCCTGACACAAACAAGAAAGGACCAATCCGAGACATATCCACTTGTTGTTGAAGCACTGAAGGGTAACAAGCGTTTTGCAGTTACCTGGGAAGAGCTAAGAGAGCACTATGCGAAGGTTCGTGCAACTAAGAAAGGTCAGACGCTCTCATCATCAGCGTTGTTTGAAGTCAATAGTGCGATAAAAGTAATGCGTCAATACGCCGGTTATCCGGATCTTCTTGCTGTCAAGCATTGTCGAGATATCTACAGCTACTTCATTAATGAGAGTGGCTTGAAGCCCAGAACAATCATGTCAAGGCTCGGGATGGCTAAGACGATGATCAAGGCTGGTATCAAGCATGAAGTTCTCAGTATGACCTCTAATCCGTGGGATCCTATTGACTTCATTGTTGACACACGACCTGAGGACTCCTACAGATCCTTCACGAAAGAGGAAGTACAAAAACTTTTCTCGCTGACGGAGAATGTTCACATCTGGTACGTGTTATTTGGTACCGCATTGAGGATTGGTGAGTTTTGGTCGCGTGATCTGAGTCACCTTGATGGACAGATGCTTGTTGTCACTGCTACAGCGAGACAAAAGAACCGCCTTAAGACAGACACAAGTAATCGAAGAATTCCTTTGAATGAGAAAGCTCTTCGCTATCTGCAGGAGAGTCTTCCTTTTGAAAAGTCGAAAGATACACTTCAGCGAAGGTTGAGAGCTGATCTTCAATCGCTAGAAAGTCGCGATGAGAAGCTCGTCATCCACAGCACTCGTCATACATGGAAGACGTGGAGCCGTCGTGTCGGTATTCCAATTGACGTTAGTGATGAGATTGATGGCCATAAAAAGAAGATCACAACAGACGTCAGCGATGGGTATGGCATTTATCCTGATGAGCTTTTGATTGAACAGAACAACAAGGTTTGGCAGTTTCTTGATGACCTCATTTCTTAG
- a CDS encoding DUF1651 domain-containing protein, translating into MIEERIAFLESPKDKLILRFRTFENPECYGDLKTEVIKGRVIQGEHPLLKSRRVFNRKEVLDLWHKLQGKGWKQVDAKW; encoded by the coding sequence GTGATCGAAGAACGGATAGCCTTCCTTGAGTCACCAAAAGACAAGCTCATCCTTCGATTCAGGACCTTTGAAAATCCCGAGTGCTACGGAGACCTAAAAACTGAGGTCATCAAAGGACGAGTAATTCAAGGTGAACACCCGCTCCTCAAAAGTCGAAGGGTGTTCAACCGGAAGGAAGTCCTAGACCTATGGCACAAGTTGCAAGGGAAGGGCTGGAAACAAGTGGACGCAAAGTGGTGA
- a CDS encoding recombinase family protein, whose protein sequence is MNLIAYYRVSTDRQGRSGLGLEAQQERVAQLAAERGAQVVAEFVEVESGRKSDRPQLAAALAEARKRKAVVAVAKLDRLARDAELILRLSREAQVNGMGGFLFCDLPDIDATTAAGRLILGVMGSVAEFESRRISERTRDALTAAKARGVKLGGIRPNTIKENVAAKAKAQQEAEKLRGVLTPMIEAKLPLRAISEALAGAGKTTKNGQPLSPTQVKRLLTRLGLS, encoded by the coding sequence ATGAATCTGATCGCTTACTACCGAGTCAGTACCGACCGCCAGGGAAGGTCTGGTCTGGGTTTGGAGGCACAGCAGGAGCGGGTAGCCCAGCTTGCTGCCGAACGTGGTGCCCAGGTAGTTGCCGAGTTCGTAGAGGTGGAAAGCGGCAGGAAGTCAGATCGCCCCCAGCTAGCTGCTGCCCTTGCTGAGGCACGAAAACGTAAGGCTGTGGTGGCCGTTGCCAAACTCGACCGCCTGGCGCGTGATGCTGAGCTGATCCTGCGATTGAGCCGAGAAGCTCAGGTCAACGGCATGGGCGGCTTCCTGTTTTGTGATTTGCCTGACATCGATGCCACTACAGCAGCGGGTCGCCTCATCCTTGGAGTGATGGGATCTGTTGCTGAATTTGAATCCAGACGGATCAGTGAGCGCACAAGAGACGCCCTAACCGCTGCCAAGGCCAGAGGCGTAAAGCTGGGCGGCATCAGGCCAAACACCATCAAGGAGAATGTTGCAGCCAAGGCCAAGGCGCAGCAGGAAGCGGAGAAGCTGCGTGGTGTACTGACTCCAATGATCGAAGCCAAGCTGCCGCTACGAGCTATCTCAGAGGCTTTGGCCGGTGCTGGGAAGACTACGAAGAACGGCCAACCACTGAGCCCAACCCAAGTCAAACGCTTGCTAACACGACTCGGCCTATCCTAA
- a CDS encoding VanW family protein gives MNQEETDQLASPFLNWETSITPIPRRGTIEIQKNRVHNLERAISLINNRLILPGQAFSLSQHLGEPTIENGFQSGPVFGGGKVLADAGGGLCLIATNLYSLFLKSGCQILERHNHSIDAYGNERFYELGQDAAIAYAYKDLAIRNNFKTPLLLEIGMIGDTVQSRLSAALQKPVEVIVRSHVLQRIPPAIQDQHPGWHICTTRYARKENACWRQDYVSFSHYMPC, from the coding sequence TTGAACCAGGAAGAAACCGACCAGCTGGCCAGTCCCTTTCTGAATTGGGAAACATCCATCACTCCGATACCCAGGAGAGGGACCATTGAAATTCAGAAGAATCGAGTGCATAACCTGGAGCGAGCGATTAGTCTGATCAACAATCGCCTGATTCTGCCAGGACAAGCCTTCAGCCTTTCTCAACATCTTGGTGAACCGACTATCGAGAATGGATTTCAGAGCGGACCTGTATTTGGGGGAGGAAAGGTGCTGGCCGACGCAGGAGGAGGACTTTGCCTGATTGCCACGAATTTATATAGTCTTTTTCTAAAAAGTGGCTGCCAGATTCTTGAGCGCCACAATCACAGCATTGATGCGTATGGCAACGAGCGGTTCTACGAGCTAGGTCAAGATGCAGCAATAGCCTATGCCTACAAAGATCTAGCAATAAGGAACAACTTTAAGACACCACTGCTTTTAGAGATTGGCATGATTGGCGACACCGTGCAAAGCCGATTGTCTGCAGCACTACAGAAGCCGGTTGAAGTCATCGTTAGATCTCATGTACTACAGAGGATACCTCCGGCTATTCAGGATCAACATCCTGGATGGCACATCTGCACGACGCGCTATGCAAGAAAAGAGAATGCCTGTTGGCGACAGGACTACGTTTCATTCAGTCACTACATGCCTTGTTGA
- a CDS encoding TerC family protein produces MEAESIQSLTPLLNQADQWREVLLLLPLLVALEAVLSADNAIALAAIARGLEDPARQRQALNLGLALALVFRLGLIVAARWVLNFWPLQLAAASYLLWLCGRHLLLVWSEPEEGAGEAAAADGADSAGAKPGSLHHAGLGSIVATLALTDLAFSLDSVAAAVAVSDRLWLVMAGGVIGVIALRLTAELFIRWLEVYKHLETAGYLAVGLVGIRLLLRLGLPQVVPPEWLLLLLVAALFAWGFSVRLPLAPKPLEP; encoded by the coding sequence GTGGAAGCGGAGTCGATCCAATCCCTCACCCCCCTGCTCAACCAGGCAGACCAGTGGCGTGAGGTGCTGTTGTTGCTGCCCCTGTTGGTGGCCCTAGAGGCGGTGCTCTCCGCCGACAACGCCATTGCCCTGGCGGCGATCGCCCGGGGCCTGGAGGATCCGGCCCGGCAGCGCCAGGCCCTCAATCTCGGCCTGGCCCTGGCCTTGGTGTTTCGGCTTGGTTTGATCGTGGCTGCCCGCTGGGTGCTCAATTTCTGGCCGCTGCAACTGGCGGCGGCGTCCTACTTGCTGTGGCTGTGCGGGCGCCATCTGCTGCTGGTGTGGTCTGAGCCCGAAGAGGGGGCAGGCGAGGCCGCTGCAGCCGATGGCGCCGACTCTGCTGGCGCCAAGCCCGGCTCCCTGCACCACGCCGGGCTTGGCTCAATTGTGGCCACTCTGGCCCTTACTGATCTGGCTTTTTCGCTTGACAGCGTTGCCGCAGCGGTGGCAGTGAGTGATCGGCTGTGGCTGGTGATGGCCGGTGGGGTGATCGGCGTTATCGCCCTGCGACTCACCGCCGAACTGTTTATTCGTTGGCTTGAGGTTTACAAGCATCTGGAAACGGCCGGCTATCTAGCGGTGGGTCTGGTGGGCATTCGGCTGCTGCTGCGCCTGGGCTTGCCCCAGGTGGTGCCGCCGGAGTGGCTGCTGCTGCTGCTGGTGGCTGCCCTGTTTGCTTGGGGCTTTTCGGTGCGCCTGCCTCTGGCGCCGAAGCCGCTGGAGCCATGA
- a CDS encoding DUF6464 family protein, which translates to MRVELRQIGSDRLLDWLEVPELAEVPHPGRWLEAGGRSFLVLQRRHRYQLRNGCYELASVALQVKPQRQPTDARWWQNQWVIGNPDCRFNARSPLLRCAVLPDGPCECCSHFACP; encoded by the coding sequence ATGAGGGTGGAGCTGCGCCAAATCGGCAGCGATCGCCTGCTCGATTGGCTTGAGGTGCCTGAGCTGGCTGAGGTGCCCCATCCGGGCCGCTGGCTTGAGGCTGGCGGCCGCAGTTTTCTGGTGCTGCAGCGGCGCCACCGCTATCAATTGCGCAATGGCTGCTACGAACTAGCCAGCGTCGCTCTGCAGGTGAAGCCCCAGCGCCAGCCCACCGATGCCCGCTGGTGGCAAAACCAGTGGGTGATCGGCAATCCCGATTGCCGTTTCAACGCCCGCAGCCCGCTGCTGCGCTGTGCCGTGCTTCCCGATGGCCCATGCGAGTGCTGCAGCCACTTCGCCTGTCCCTAG
- a CDS encoding DEAD/DEAH box helicase — MDPAALSSDAPELLDFASFGLGEPILKAVAEKGYTKPSPIQGQCIPAVLAGHDVMAAAQTGTGKTAGFTLPMLERLRHGPHARAGIVRSLVLTPTRELAAQVGESVRDYGRYLDLRSDVVFGGVKVNPQISRLQRGTDVLVATPGRLMDLYQQKALRLDRVEILVLDEADRMLDMGFIRDIQKILALLPPKRQNLLFSATFSGDIRRLATGLLHNPVQLQATPENRTAPTVEHLLHPCDMDRKADLLSHLISSNNWQQVLVFSRTKHGANRMAERLTREGMSASAIHGNKSQGARTRALADFKAGSLRVLVATDLAARGIDIHQLPHVVNLDLPNQAEDYVHRIGRTGRAGHNGHAISLVAAEESELLRAIERMIGTRLPRQEVPGFEPKVLSAPPLDLSGGRGKGRGGGARRGGPPAGPSRGGSDGGRRGRYSSGR; from the coding sequence GTGGACCCTGCCGCGCTCAGCAGCGATGCTCCTGAGCTGCTCGACTTTGCATCGTTTGGGCTGGGTGAGCCGATCTTGAAGGCGGTAGCCGAAAAGGGTTACACCAAGCCCTCACCGATCCAGGGCCAGTGCATCCCGGCGGTGCTAGCGGGTCATGACGTGATGGCGGCGGCCCAGACCGGCACGGGCAAGACCGCCGGTTTCACCCTGCCGATGCTGGAGCGGCTGCGCCATGGCCCCCACGCCCGCGCCGGCATTGTGCGCTCCCTGGTGCTCACCCCCACCCGGGAGCTGGCTGCCCAGGTGGGCGAAAGCGTGCGGGACTACGGCCGCTACCTCGATCTGCGCAGCGACGTGGTGTTCGGCGGGGTCAAGGTGAATCCCCAGATTTCCAGGCTGCAGCGCGGCACTGACGTGCTGGTGGCCACCCCGGGCCGGCTGATGGACCTCTACCAGCAGAAAGCCCTGCGGCTCGACCGGGTCGAGATCCTGGTGCTCGATGAGGCCGACCGGATGCTGGATATGGGCTTCATCCGCGATATCCAGAAAATCCTGGCCCTGCTGCCGCCCAAGCGTCAAAACCTGCTGTTCTCAGCCACCTTCTCTGGGGATATTCGCCGCCTCGCCACCGGTCTGCTGCACAATCCCGTGCAGCTCCAGGCCACGCCCGAAAACCGCACCGCTCCCACGGTGGAGCACCTGTTGCATCCCTGCGACATGGATCGCAAGGCTGATCTGCTCAGCCACCTAATCAGCAGCAACAACTGGCAGCAGGTGCTGGTGTTTTCTCGCACCAAGCACGGCGCCAACCGCATGGCCGAGCGACTCACCCGCGAGGGGATGTCGGCTTCGGCTATCCATGGCAACAAGAGCCAGGGAGCTCGCACCCGAGCCCTAGCCGACTTCAAGGCTGGTTCTTTGCGGGTGCTGGTGGCAACCGACCTGGCGGCCCGGGGCATTGATATTCACCAGCTGCCCCACGTGGTCAACCTGGACCTGCCGAACCAGGCCGAGGACTATGTACACCGGATCGGCCGCACCGGCCGGGCCGGCCACAACGGCCATGCCATTTCCCTGGTGGCAGCAGAGGAAAGTGAGCTGCTGCGGGCCATTGAGCGCATGATCGGCACCCGTCTGCCGCGGCAGGAGGTGCCCGGCTTTGAGCCCAAGGTGCTCTCAGCTCCACCCCTGGATCTCAGTGGTGGTCGGGGTAAGGGCAGGGGCGGTGGTGCTCGCCGGGGTGGACCGCCAGCAGGACCCTCCCGCGGCGGCAGCGATGGGGGCCGCCGGGGTCGTTACAGCTCTGGGCGCTGA
- the fmt gene encoding methionyl-tRNA formyltransferase, which yields MKILFWGTPAYAVPSLDALVAAGHELVGVVTQPDRRRGRGKDLLPSPVKARALELGLPVFTPERIRREPELQARLGALGANVFVVVAFGQILPPEVLAQPPLGCWNAHGSLLPRWRGAGPIQWCLLQGDSSTGVGIMAMEEGLDTGPVLLERSISIGLLENAHQLGQRLAQLSAELLVEALPRIEAAGTGPEAERLARLGVRVQGEVGLSYARMLSKDDLVVDWNQSALEIHRRVMGLYPGAVTQWQGKRLKLLASEPLVARLASQLSPEARCLLAEPGVLSKEVLAAADAPGTVLALAADAGLVVSTAGCPLLVRAAQLEGKSPAQGQSLLQQLVCKPGDRLCHLSRV from the coding sequence TTGAAGATCCTGTTTTGGGGCACCCCCGCCTACGCGGTGCCCAGCCTTGATGCCCTGGTGGCGGCAGGGCACGAGCTGGTGGGGGTGGTCACCCAGCCAGATCGCCGGCGGGGGCGGGGCAAGGATTTACTGCCAAGTCCTGTTAAGGCTCGGGCCCTGGAGCTAGGCCTGCCGGTATTTACGCCGGAGCGTATCCGGCGCGAGCCCGAGCTCCAGGCCCGGCTTGGCGCCCTCGGCGCCAATGTATTCGTGGTGGTGGCATTTGGCCAGATCCTGCCGCCAGAGGTGCTGGCCCAGCCCCCCCTGGGCTGCTGGAACGCCCACGGCTCCCTACTGCCCCGCTGGCGTGGCGCTGGACCGATCCAGTGGTGCCTGCTGCAGGGCGACAGCAGCACGGGCGTAGGGATCATGGCCATGGAGGAGGGCCTCGATACTGGGCCGGTGCTGCTGGAGCGCTCCATCTCCATTGGCCTGCTGGAGAACGCCCATCAACTGGGCCAGCGGCTGGCCCAGCTCAGCGCCGAGCTGCTGGTAGAGGCCCTGCCGCGCATCGAAGCCGCCGGAACGGGACCAGAAGCCGAGCGGCTTGCCCGGCTCGGGGTTCGTGTCCAGGGAGAAGTGGGCCTCAGCTACGCCCGCATGCTCAGCAAAGACGACTTGGTAGTCGACTGGAACCAGTCGGCTCTGGAAATTCATCGTCGGGTGATGGGCCTGTACCCCGGAGCCGTCACCCAGTGGCAGGGCAAGCGGCTGAAACTTCTAGCCAGCGAACCTCTGGTCGCCAGGCTCGCTTCTCAACTGAGCCCAGAAGCCCGCTGCTTACTGGCAGAGCCAGGAGTGTTGTCGAAAGAAGTGTTGGCAGCAGCAGATGCACCCGGAACCGTGCTGGCCCTTGCTGCCGATGCGGGCTTGGTGGTTAGCACTGCTGGCTGCCCACTACTGGTACGAGCAGCCCAACTGGAGGGCAAGTCCCCTGCCCAAGGCCAGAGCCTGCTGCAACAACTGGTATGCAAACCAGGAGATCGCCTATGCCACCTGTCACGGGTTTGA
- a CDS encoding TldD/PmbA family protein has protein sequence MTQPTIQTLNAEALSGRLQQLAQGAGIQQWDLGASCSTDTSVQVDRGEAKQMKGAQRSAITLRVWNGDGLVGITSTSDLSDSGLARALSGARDASAFGNAEETPAFSPLATAPLAPLDQPLHQPQPILSLLDTLKQAERQLLDRHIAIGTVPYNGLAQRSSERLYLNSEGACRHQTLTTASLYLYARAEEAGRKPRSSGAVRLAYGTAELDIAGCIEEAAERTIAHLDYAPIETGYYTCVFSPEAFLDLIGAFSSLFNARAVLDGVSLSHRDSLGDSVAVPFLSIRDNGLHPGNVGASAFDGEGTPTAPLDLVAGGVLKNFLHSEATARAFGVAPTGHAGMGAKVSVGADWFEIGVTPGSGGGQQGLDRLNHSGPVVVIDSLSALHAGVKASQGSFSLPFDGWLVEGGVSRSIEAATVAGDIRTVMKAIVGFEGLAKITPDGLCPYVWVEGLSITGEA, from the coding sequence ATGACCCAGCCCACCATCCAAACCCTGAACGCCGAGGCCCTCAGCGGCCGGCTCCAGCAACTCGCCCAAGGCGCCGGCATCCAGCAATGGGATCTCGGCGCCTCCTGCAGCACCGACACCTCCGTGCAGGTGGATCGCGGCGAAGCCAAACAGATGAAAGGTGCCCAACGCAGCGCCATCACCTTGCGGGTGTGGAACGGCGACGGCCTAGTAGGCATTACCAGCACTTCAGACCTCAGCGATTCCGGCCTGGCCCGGGCCCTGAGCGGCGCCCGCGACGCCAGCGCCTTTGGCAATGCGGAGGAAACCCCGGCGTTCTCGCCCCTGGCCACCGCACCCCTGGCCCCACTAGATCAACCGCTGCACCAACCCCAGCCGATCCTCAGCCTGCTGGACACCCTCAAACAGGCCGAACGGCAACTGCTCGATCGCCACATAGCCATCGGCACAGTTCCCTACAACGGCCTGGCCCAGCGCAGCAGCGAGCGCCTCTATCTCAATAGCGAAGGGGCCTGCCGCCACCAGACCCTGACCACCGCCAGCCTCTACCTCTACGCCAGGGCCGAGGAAGCCGGTCGCAAACCACGCAGTTCCGGTGCCGTGCGCTTGGCCTACGGCACCGCCGAGCTCGACATCGCCGGCTGCATCGAAGAGGCCGCCGAGCGCACGATCGCCCACCTTGACTACGCACCGATCGAAACCGGCTACTACACCTGTGTTTTCAGCCCGGAAGCCTTCCTCGACCTAATCGGGGCCTTCAGCAGCTTGTTCAATGCCCGGGCCGTGCTCGATGGGGTGAGCCTCAGCCACCGCGACTCCCTCGGCGACAGCGTGGCCGTGCCCTTCCTGAGCATCCGCGATAACGGCCTGCACCCCGGCAATGTGGGCGCCTCTGCCTTTGATGGCGAGGGCACCCCCACCGCGCCCCTAGATCTAGTGGCTGGCGGCGTGCTGAAAAACTTCCTGCACTCGGAGGCCACGGCCCGAGCTTTTGGGGTGGCGCCCACCGGCCATGCCGGCATGGGAGCAAAGGTGTCGGTAGGGGCCGATTGGTTCGAGATTGGCGTTACCCCTGGCAGCGGCGGCGGCCAGCAGGGTCTAGATCGCCTAAACCATTCTGGGCCCGTTGTGGTGATCGACTCCCTATCGGCCCTGCATGCTGGAGTTAAAGCCAGCCAGGGCTCCTTCTCCTTGCCCTTTGACGGCTGGTTAGTTGAGGGTGGGGTCAGCCGCTCGATCGAGGCCGCCACCGTCGCCGGCGACATCCGCACCGTGATGAAGGCGATCGTCGGCTTTGAAGGCCTGGCCAAGATCACCCCAGATGGCCTCTGCCCTTACGTCTGGGTGGAAGGGCTCTCGATCACCGGCGAGGCCTGA